The Mytilus trossulus isolate FHL-02 chromosome 3, PNRI_Mtr1.1.1.hap1, whole genome shotgun sequence genome contains a region encoding:
- the LOC134712764 gene encoding solute carrier family 23 member 1-like, producing MFMACFTALVLDNVIPGTDHERGILSWRELTKEHLDDKENFSLRTYDLPFGMSKIKSWSWARYIPFSPTFTEDKCGPCTKSTGIESIGEEVDIILSDNCGHV from the exons ATGTTCATGGCATGTTTTACAGCACTGGTCCTAGACAATGTTATTCCAG gAACAGATCATGAGAGGGGTATCTTATCATGGCGAGAATTGACCAAAGAACATCTAGATGACAAAGAAAACTTTTCGTTACGAACATATGACCTTCCTTTTGGTAtgtcaaaaattaaatcttGGAGTTGGGCCAGATATATTCCTTTTTCTCCAACATTTACAGAAGACAAGTGTGGTCCTTGTACTAAATCTACAGGAATAGAGTCTATTGGAGAGGAGGTGGATATTATTCTAAGTGATAACTGTGGCCATGTATAG